Proteins encoded within one genomic window of Camelina sativa cultivar DH55 chromosome 19, Cs, whole genome shotgun sequence:
- the LOC104763871 gene encoding ubiquitin receptor RAD23c-like: MKIFVKTLKGTHFEIEVKPEDSVADVKKNIETVQGADVYPAAKLMLIHQGKVLKDEKTIEENKVAENSFIVIMMAKSKPASTGASSASAGTPQAKSIPPSTSQPSVSTQTAASVATPVDPAPTRPPPPAPTPLPTPATETVNVPEPVPVAVTEPVPASTPAADSAPVGSQGDIYGQAASNLAAGSNLDSTIQQILDMGGGTWDRDTVVRALRAAFNNPERAVEYLYSGIPEQAEVPAVFRAPASGGQPANPPAQTQQPAAAPASGPTANPLDLFPQGLPNVGGNPGAGTLDFLRNSQQFQALRAMVQANPQVLQPMLQELGKQNPNLMRLIQDHQADFLRLINEPVEGGGESGNILGQLAAEMPQPQAIQVTPEEREAIERLEAMGFERALVLEVFFACNKNEELAANYLLDHMHEFEE; the protein is encoded by the exons ATGAAGATATTTGTGAAAACTCTCAAGGGGACTCACTTTGAGATCGAAGTTAAACCCGAGGATTCG GTTGCTGATGTGAAGAAGAACATAGAGACTGTACAGGGTGCGGATGTATATCCTGCTGCGAAACTGATGCTTATTCACCAAGGTAAAGTTCTTAAAGATGAGAAAACAATTGAGGAGAACAAAGTTGCTGAGAACAGTTTTATTGTCATTATGATGGCCAAG AGTAAACCTGCTTCAACTGGAGCATCTAGTGCATCTGCTGGCACACCGCAG GCCAAGTCAATACCACCCTCAACATCACAGCCTTCAGTTTCTACTCAGACCGCTGCTTCTGTAGCAAC ACCAGTGGACCCTGCACCGACACGTCCGCCACCACCTGCACCGACACCGCTGCCCACACCTGCAACTGAAACTGTGAATGTACCTGAACCTGTGCCTGTAGCTGTAACTGAACCTGTGCCCGCAAGCACTCCTGCAGCAGACTCGGCTCCTGTGGG AAGTCAAGGTGATATTTACGGACAAGCAGCATCAAATCTAGCCGCTGGAAGTAATTTAGACAGTACCATTCAGCAAATTCTTGACATGGGTGGAGGAACCTGGGATCGTGACACTGTTGTTCGTGCACTCCGTGCTGCATTTAATAACCCTGAAAGAGCTGTGGAATATCTTTACTCT GGGATCCCTGAGCAAGCTGAAGTTCCAGCAGTTTTCCGTGCTCCAGCTAGTGGTGGACAgccagcaaatcctccagcacAGACTCAGCAACCCGCAGCAGCACCCGCAAGTGGTCCTACTGCAAATCCGTTAGATCTCTTCCCACAG GGCTTGCCAAATGTTGGCGGAAATCCTGGTGCCGGAACACTTGATTTCCTGCGCAACAGCCAACAG TTCCAAGCTCTGCGAGCGATGGTGCAAGCAAATCCTCAAGTTCTGCAG CCTATGCTTCAGGAACTGGGAAAGCAAAACCCAAACTTGATGCGGTTGATTCAAGATCACCAGGCTGACTTCTTACGCTTAATAAATGAACCTGTTGAAGGAGGTGGTGAGAG TGGCAATATCCTTGGCCAATTGGCGGCGGAGATGCCACAGCCACAAGCGATTCAAGTCACACCTGAGGAACGCGAAGCAATTGAACGG CTTGAAGCAATGGGATTCGAGAGAGCACTAGTATTGGAAGTGTTCTTTGCGTGCAACAAGAACGAAGAGTTGGCTGCAAACTATCTTTTAGATCACATGCATGAGTTCGAGGAATAA
- the LOC104763870 gene encoding LOB domain-containing protein 41-like: protein MRMSCNGCRVLRKGCSEDCSIRPCLSWIKSPEAQANATVFLAKFYGRAGLMNLINAGPDHLRPGIFRSLLHEACGRIVNPIYGSVGLLWSGNWQLCQDAVEAVMKGEPITEIATDAATIGQGPPLKSYDIRHNSKDDNSAAAAATGSTDLKRGKPRRAKRIAALEKQAESEGKSGGGEASHDSSLSHQSEVVAAHEGESKESESDASEVLAFSPPAVQGSGDIKLDLTLGLEPVSRAYDVAPVKKRRIGVFATCQKESTCKTELML from the exons ATGCGGATGAGCTGTAACGGATGCAGAGTTCTTCGAAAAGGGTGTAGCGAGGATTGTAGTATAAGACCGTGTTTGTCTTGGATCAAATCTCCTGAAGCCCAAGCTAACGCTACCGTCTTTCTCGCCAAGTTCTATGGTCGTGCTGGACTCATGAACCTCATCAACGCCGGTCCTGATCACCTTCGTCCTG GAATATTCCGATCGTTGTTGCACGAAGCTTGTGGGAGGATTGTGAATCCGATCTATGGTTCCGTGGGTTTGTTATGGTCGGGAAATTGGCAGCTTTGTCAAGACGCCGTGGAGGCTGTCATGAAAGGAGAGCCGATCACTGAGATCGCCACAGACGCGGCGACGATTGGCCAAGGTCCGCCGCTTAAGAGCTACGACATCCGACATAACTCCAAAGATGACAACTCCGCCGCCGCTGCGGCTACTGGCTCAACCGATCTGAAACGAGGGAAACCTCGCCGGGCTAAGAGGATCGCCGCCCTTGAAAAACAGGCGGAATCGGAGGGAAAGTCCGGCGGCGGTGAGGCTAGTCACGATTCGTCGTTGAGTCATCAGTCTGAAGTAGTGGCTGCTCATGAAGGAGAGAGTAAGGAGTCGGAGAGCGATGCCTCTGAGGTTTTGGCATTTTCGCCGCCGGCTGTTCAGGGATCCGGCGATATTAAGCTCGACCTAACTCTAGGGCTTGAGCCGGTGTCACGTGCGTATGACGTGGCGCCtgtgaagaagagaaggatcgGCGTGTTTGCCACGTGTCAGAAAGAGAGCACGTGTAAGACTGAGCTAATGCTCTGA
- the LOC104763875 gene encoding delta(7)-sterol-C5(6)-desaturase 1-like, giving the protein MAAAVENAYLMQFVDETSFYNRIVLSHLLPSNLWEPLPHFPQTWLRNFLAGTLLYFISGFLWCFYIYYLKINVYLAKDAIPTIKAMGLQMYVAMKSMPWYTLLPTVSEYMIEHGWTKCYSRLGEFGWILYFVYIAIYLVFVEFGIYWMHRELHDIKPLYKLLHATHHIYNKQNTLSPFAGLAFHPVDGILQAIPHVIALFIVPIHFTTHIGLLFIEAIWTANIHDCIHGNIWPIMGAGYHTIHHTTYKHNYGHYTIWMDWMFGSLKDPLLEEDDNKDGSKKAK; this is encoded by the exons ATGGCGGCGGCGGTGGAGAATGCGTATCTGATGCAGTTTGTGGACGAAACCTCTTTTTACAACCGGATCGTTTTGAGCCATCTTTTGCCTTCGAATCTTTGGGAACCTTTGCCTCATTTCCCTCAGACGTGGCTCCGTAATTTCCTCGCCGGAACCCTACTCTACTTCATCTCTGGCTTTCTCTGGTGCTTCTACATCTATTACCTTAAAATCAACGTTTACCTTGCCAAAG atgCTATTCCGACAATAAAGGCTATGGGTTTGCAAATGTATGTGGCGATGAAGTCTATGCCTTGGTACACTCTTCTTCCAACTGTCTCTGAGTATATGATCGAGCATGGTTGGACCAAATGCTACTCTAGACTAGGCGAATTCGGCTGGATCCTCTATTTTGTTTACATTGCCATCTATCTTGTTTTCGTTGAGTTTGGTATTTATTGGATGCACAGAGAGCTTCATGACATTAAGCCTCTTTATAAGCTTCTCCATGCCACCCATCATATCTACAACAAGCAAAATACACTCTCTCCTTTTGCCG ggcTTGCGTTTCACCCAGTAGACGGAATACTTCAGGCTATACCGCATGTGATAGCTCTGTTTATAGTGCCAATTCATTTCACAACCCATATAGGTCTTTTGTTCATAGAAGCTATATGGACAGCAAACATCCATGACTGCATCCACGGAAACATCTGGCCTATAATGGGTGCAGGATACCATACGATACACCACACGACATACAAACATAACTATGGTCATTATACCATATGGATGGATTGGATGTTTGGCTCTCTTAAGGATCCTCTCttagaagaagatgacaacAAAGATGGCTCCAAGAAAGCAAAGTGA
- the LOC104763874 gene encoding 40S ribosomal protein S7-2-like yields MFSAQNKIHKDKGVAPTEFEEQVAQAFFDLENTNQELKSELKDLYINQAVPMDISGNRKAVVIFVPFRLRKAFRKIHLRLVRELEKKFSGKDVVFVATRRIMRPPKKGSAVQRPRNRTLTSVHEAMLEDVAYPAEIVGKRTRYRLDGTKVTKVFLDIKQKNDTEYKLETMIGVYRKLTGRDVVFEYPTEA; encoded by the exons ATGTTTTCCGCTCAGAACAAGATCCATAAGGATAAGGGTGTGGCACCAACTGAGTTTGAAGAGCAAGTTGCTCAG GCTTTCTTTGACTTGGAGAACACCAACCAGGAACTGAAAAGCGAGTTGAAAGATCTCTACATCAACCAAGCAGT GCCCATGGATATTTCTGGCAATCGCAAGGCTGTTGTGATCTTTGTTCCATTCAGACTGAGGAAAGCTTTCCGTAAGATTCATCTCCGTCTTGTCAGAGAGCTTGAGAAGAAGTTCAGTGGTAAGGATGTCGTCTTTGTTGCTACCAGAAGAATCATGCGTCCCCCCAAGAAAGGCTCAGCTGTTCAGAGACCACGCAACAGAACTCTTACTTCTGTCCATGAAGCTATGCTCGAGGATGTCGCTTACCCTGCTGAGATAGTAGGAAAGCGAACCAGATACCGTCTTGATGGCACCAAGGTCACCAAG GTCTTTTTGGACATTAAGCAGAAGAACGACACTGAGTACAAGCTGGAGACAATGATTGGCGTATACAGGAAACTTACAGGAAGAGATGTCGTTTTCGAGTACCCAACTGAAGCTTGA
- the LOC104763876 gene encoding putative Delta(7)-sterol-C5(6)-desaturase 2 — MAAADHNPFVNETSFYNQMVLSHLLPASLWEPLPHFLQTWLRNYLAANMLYFISGFLWCFYIYYVKLNVYVPKESIPTRKTMIKHISVAMKAMPWQSLLPTVTEYMVEHGWTLCYSTVDHFNWFLCFLYIALYLALVEFGVYFIHKELHDNKFLYKHLHATHHIYNKQKTISPFSGYAFHPLDGIIQSLPHVISLFIVPIHLRSHLILLFLEGLWTANIHDYIHGDIWPVMGAGYHTVHHKTYKHNYGHYTIYMDWMFGSLKAPLAEEEDNFKEK, encoded by the exons ATGGCGGCAGCAGATCATAACCCCTTCGTCAATGAGACCTCTTTTTACAACCAAATGGTTCTGAGTCATCTTTTACCGGCTAGTCTGTGGGAACCTTTACCACATTTCCTCCAGACATGGCTCCGGAATTACCTCGCCGCAAACATGCTCTACTTCATCTCCGGCTTCCTCTGGTGCTTCTACATCTACTACGTTAAACTCAACGTTTACGTCCCCAAAG AATCTATCCCTACAAGAAAGACAATGATTAAGCATATATCTGTGGCAATGAAGGCTATGCCTTGGCAAAGTCTTCTTCCAACTGTCACTGAGTATATGGTCGAACATGGCTGGACCTTATGTTACTCTACAGTTGACCATTTCAACTggttcctctgtttcctctacATAGCTCTCTATCTTGCTTTAGTTGAGTTTGGGGTTTATTTTATTCACAAAGAGCTTCATGACAATAAATTTCTCTATAAGCATCTCCATGCGACCCATCACATCTACAACAAGCAAAAGACAATCTCTCCATTTTCTG GGTACGCATTCCACCCGTTGGACGGGATAATTCAGTCACT TCCGCACGTGATATCGCTGTTCATCGTACCCATTCATCTCAGATCACACCTGATTCTTCTGTTTTTGGAAGGGTTATGGACAGCAAACATCCATGACTACATCCACGGCGACATCTGGCCAGTAATGGGTGCTGGATACCATACCGTACACCACAAGACATACAAGCATAACTATGGTCACTACACCATATATATGGATTGGATGTTTGGCTCTCTTAAGGCTCCTTtagcggaagaagaagacaatttcAAGGAGAAATAA
- the LOC104763873 gene encoding mannose-6-phosphate isomerase 1 — MEIVTVVKANGGCEADRRRLRRLRCSVKDYDWGKIGSDSLVYRVYAANSDVQIDPTRPYAELWMGTHESGPSYLEDADGSNGVTLRSWIAENPKSLGNRVLEKWGCDLPFLFKVLSVARALSIQAHPDKKLAKKMHKAHPNLYKDDNHKPEMALAYTQFEALCGFIPLQELKSVIRAIPEIEELVGSEEANQVFCISEHDEEKVKSVVRTIFTLLMSADPDTTKKIVFKLKRRLHLESQERQLTDKERLVLKLEKQYPNDIGVISAFFFNYVKLNPGEALYLGANEPHAYLFGECIEVMATSDNVVRAGLTSKPLDIQSLCSMLSYKLGYPEILKGSRIRPYITRYLPPFEEFEVDLCDLPSGASTVFPSVPGPSLLLVLQGEGRMSTEASADGISMGDVLFVPADTEIHLRSSSDLKLYRAGVNSRFLYSL, encoded by the exons ATGGAGATCGTAACTGTCGTTAAGGCTAATGGCGGTTGTGAAGCGGATCGACGACGGCTTCGCCGGTTGAGATGCTCCGTTAAGGATTACGATTGGGGCAAAATTGGATCGGATTCACTCGTTTACAGGGTTTATGCGGCCAACTCAGATGTTCAGATCGATCCCACACGACCTTACGCTGAGCTTTGGATGGGGACTCACGAGTCTGGTCCGAGTTACTTGGAGGATGCTGATGGATCCAATGGCGTGACCCTCAGATCGTGGATTGCTGAAAACCCAAAATCACTTGGTAATAGGGTTTTGGAGAAATGGGGTTGCGATCTCCCTTTTCTCTTCAAG GTGTTGTCGGTGGCAAGGGCTTTGTCGATTCAAGCACATCCTGATAAGAAATTAGCAAAGAAAATGCACAAAGCTCATCCTAATCTTTATAAAGACGACAATCACAAACCTGAAATGGCTTTGGCCTATACCCAATTCGAGGCTCTCTGTGGGTTTATACCTCTTCAG GAGCTTAAGAGTGTCATTCGGGCTATTCCAGAGATTGAAGAACTTGTTGGGAGTGAAGAAGCAAACCAAGTGTTCTGCATCAGTGAACATGATGAGGAAAAAGTGAAATCTGTTGTCCGAACAATCTTCACCCTGCTAATGTCTGCAGATCCCGATACAACCAAGAAAATCGTATTCAAACTAAAACGCCGTCTGCATCTGGAGAGTCAG GAACGCCAACTGACAGACAAGGAACGACTTGTTCTGAAGCTAGAGAAGCAATATCCAAATGATATTGGAGTCATATCTGCATTCTTCTTCAATTATGTGAAGCTCAATCCCGGCGAAGCCTTGTACCTCGGTGCAAACGAGCCCCATGCATATTTATTCGGTGAGTGCATTGAGGTCATGGCGACTTCAGACAATGTAGTAAGAGCTGGCCTCACTTCCAAGCCTCTGGATATTCAATCACTCTGTTCCATGCTCTCATATAAACTG GGATATCCTGAAATTCTAAAGGGATCAAGGATTCGACCATACATCACAAGATACCTCCCGCCTTTTGAAGAGTTTGAAGTTGATCTGTGTGATCTTCCCTCTGGAGCCTCCACGGTGTTTCCCTCTGTTCCAGGCCCGTCTCTTCTGCTTGTTCTCCAAGGTGAAGGAAGAATGTCTACAGAAGCTTCAGCAGATGGGATTTCAATGGGAGATGTTTTATTTGTGCCTGCGGATACCGAGATTCACTTGAGGTCTTCATCCGACTTGAAGTTGTACAGAGCAGGAGTGAACAGTAGGTTTTTGTATTCTCTATAG
- the LOC104763872 gene encoding uncharacterized protein LOC104763872, whose amino-acid sequence MSYQIRRSSVDKSGSRMNHCNLQQNAFIMSRDESRGFVSPIFCDPMDSVVCPKPRRPNNVVRPLRLHYSQSGAADACDIKAGEDLLDIIRRKEESGSFVASSHPFFHGSPPSRAANPLTQDARFGDEKLNPVSPSLSPLLSSSSRVKGGGCGRVKYGVKPATVRVEGFDCLNRDRQNSSISAMA is encoded by the exons ATGAGTTATCAG ATTAGGCGTTCTTCTGTGGATAAAAGTGGTTCGAGGATGAATCATTGTAACCTTCAGCAGAACGCCTTCATCATGTCTCGTGACGAATCCAGAGGTTTTGTTTCTCCCATCTTTTGTGATCCAATGGACTCTGTTGTTTGTCCTAAGCCTCGTCGCCCCAACAACGTTGTTCGTCCCCTTAGGTTACATTATAG TCAATCAGGAGCTGCTGATGCATGTGATATTAAAGCCGGGGAAGATCTTTTGGACATAATTCGTAGAAAG GAGGAATCAGGATCATTTGTAGCTTCATCACACCCATTTTTTCATGGCTCTCCCCCGAGCAGAGCAGCGAACCCTTTAACTCAAGATGCACGCTTTGGAGATGAGAAACTCAACCCTGTCTCACCCTCACTCTCCCCTCttctttcatcttcatctcGTGTCAAAGGAGGAGGTTGTGGTAGAGTGAAGTATGGGGTGAAGCCAGCAACTGTTAGAGTAGAAGGGTTTGATTGCTTGAACAGAGACCGCCAAAACTCAAGCATCTCTGCCATGgcctag